CCTGTGCGCCGACGGTTCCTACTACATCGCCGAGACGCAGCCGGTCGATCTCTTCCCGCACACGCCGCACGTCGAGAACGTCGCGCTGCTGATCCGGTCGCGGGGATAGCGCAGACGCGCTGCGCCGGAGCGCGAGCGTGACGACCTTCGCCCTGCCGAGAACTCGCCCTGGATCCTGCCGACGAATGCCGATGCCTGCCCTCCCATACGCCGAGATTCAGGAAGACCGAACAACATGTGTATGCTATGATTCCGTCTAGTGGTCAGTGACAGTGAATTGCCGGTTTGTCCAACCCCCACCCTAACCCTCCCCCATGCAAGGGGGAGGGACATAGCCTCCTCCCCCCGCGAAGCGTGGGGGAGGATTGAGGTGGGGGGAGACGAAGTCTCCAAAGTAACTGACCACTAGGTCACCACGATGGTCCGCCGCGCCGGCGAGGCGAACGCGGCGATGGTGAACCGCATCCGCGCGCAGCAGAACCTCGATACCCGGTTCCGAGCGCCCAGGCGTTCTCCGAATCGGACCGCGATGGGGCGGGATATGAGAAGTGGAAGGGGAGCAAGGAAGATGAACCGAAGAAACTTGACAGCGCTGCTGGCGCTCCTGTGGCTCGTTCCAGCTCTCTGCCGCGCGCTTCCAGACGGGGCAGTAGCGCGGTTCGGGAAGGGCTCCATCGACGAAGTGGCTTTCTCTCCGGATGGAAAGACGCTCGCCGTCGTGGGGAGCATCGGGATCCACCTCTACGACCCGGCAGACGGCGCGCAGAAGGCGTTCATCGAATCGGACGGATGGTTGAGCTCCGTCGCGTGGAGCCCGGACGGTCGGACCTTGGCGACGGGTTCTTGGGACGGGACGGCGCGTCTTTGGGACGCGGAAACGGGTCGGGAGCTGCGAGCCTTCACGCCGACACACGGGGGGGTCTGGTCGGTGAGTTTCAGCCCGGACGGTCGGACCTTGGCGACGGGTTCCTGGGACGATACGGCGCGTCTTTGGGACGTGGAGACGGGGACGGAGCTGCGAGCCTTCACGGGACACACCGCCTGGGTCACTTCGGTGAGTTTCAGCCCGGACGGTCGGACCCTAGCGACGGGTTCGGAGGACGAGACGGCGCGGCATTGGGACGTGGAGACGGGTCGGGAGCTGCGAGCCTTCACGGGACACTCCTCGACTGTCTGGTCGGTGAGTTTCAGCCCGGACGGTCGGACCTTGGCGACGGGTTCGTATGACGGGGCGCGTCTTTGGGACGCGGGAACGGGTCGGGAGCTGCGAGCCTTCGAAGGACACACTTCTGGGGTCACTTCGGTGAGTTTCAGCCCGGACGGTCGGACCTTGGCGACGGGTTCGGAGGACGTTACGGCGCGTCTTTGGGACGTGGAGACGGGGACGGAGCTGCGAGCCTTCACGGAACACACGGGCCGGGTCACTTCGGTGCGTTTCAGCCCGGACGGTCGGACCTTGGCGACGGGTTCTTGGGACAGGACGGTGCGTCTTTGGGACGCGGAAACGGGTCGGGAGCTGCGAGCCTTCACGGGACACATGAACCCGGTCTTGTCGGTGAGTTTCAGCCCGGACGGTCGGACCTTAGCGACGGGTTCGGATGACGGGACGGCGCGTCTTTGGGACGCGGAAACGGGTCGGGGGCTGCGAGCCCTCGCGGGACACACGGACTCGGTCTGGTCGGTGAGTTTCAGCTCGGACGGTCGTACCTTGGCGACGGGCTCTTTGGACGGGACGGCGCGTCTTTGGGACGTGGGAACGGGTCGGGTGCTGCGAGCCCTCGCGGGACACACCTCGGCTGGCTGGTCGGTGAGTTTCAGCCCGGACGGCCGGACCTTGGCGACGGGTTCTTTGGACGGGACGGTGCTCTTGTGGAATGTATCCGGGCGCTAGTGGTCAGTTACTTTGGAGATTTCGTCTTCCCTCACCTCAATCCTCCCGCACGCTTCGCGGGGGGAGGTGGCTATGTCCCCTCCCCCTTGCATGGGGGAGGGTTAGGGTGGGGGTTGGACAAACCGACAATCCACTGTCACTGACCACTAGGCAACGCGCAGCGGCAGGCTCATCCTCGTCCTGAAGCGGGCGGCTGCCGCAGATCGGCGGCGAGGGCTTCGGCGCGGGCGATGTCGCGCGCCATCCCGAGCTCGCGGAAGGCTTCGAGGGCGGCTTGCAGGTCGGCGTCGCGCCCCGGCGGCTGGCAGACCCGCGCGCGTTCCAGCAAAGCGCGGGCTTCCCACAGGCGCATGTTGACCGACCGGAAGAGCTCGAGGCTCGCCGTGAGCTCGCGTTCCCCTGTCGCAGCATCGCCCTGGGCGGCGGCGAGTCGTCCGAGAACCCATCGAGCGCGCGCTTGGATCGCCTTGCTGCCCATCTCGCGAGCGCGTTCGAGCGCGGTCGTCGCGAGGCTCCCTGCGCGGGCGAGGTTCCCGGCGTCCAGCTCGGCGTGCGCCAGGGCGACCTGCGTATCGGCGGCGAGGTCGCCCGCCTTGAGGGCTTCCGCCGCTTCGATCGCCTGTTCGAGGTATCCGCGCGCGGTCTCCGGGTCGTCCTGCTCCAAGTGCGTCTGTCCCAGGTTGTTCAGCGTCACGGCGAGCCCGAACCGGTTCCCTAGCCGCTCGAACGCCGTTCGGCATTCCGCGTAGAACTCGGCGGTTCCCGCGTAGTCGCCGGTTCCCAGCCGGACGTTCCCCAGTTGGTTGAGCACGTTCGCTGCCCCGGCAATGTCGCCCGCCTTCCGCCGCATCTCCAGGCAGCGCTGGTAGTGCTCCTCGGCGAGGTCGTAGCGGGCTTGGTCGAGATAGAGGTTCCCCAGGTTCTGGAGGACGGCGGCGACGCCGGTGATATCGCCCATCTCCTCGCGGACCGCCAGCGCGTGCCGGTACTGGCTCACCGCCTCGTCGATTCGACCGCGATGGTAGGACGCCAAACCCGACACGACGCACGCGTAGGCGATGTCCCGGCGGCTGTCTATCTGTTCGGCGAGCGCAAGGCTCTCGCGGCTGTGGGCGTCGGCGGCTTCGTAGTCGCCCGTGCGAAGCCGGATGAACCCGATCTGCCCGGTCACGCGGCTGCGTTCCCGCGTGGCATCTTCGGTCGCCAGCGCTTCGAGAGCGTCGAGACCCTCGGACGAGAGGCGGAAAGCGTCGTCGTAGTTCCCGCGCTTGAGGTGGACGTTGCCGATGGCTCGTAGGGCGCTCGCGTGGCGGACGGCGCGCTGCTCGCTGGCTAGCTGGGCGGCGTCCAGGGTTCCGATGAGCTGGTCGAACGCGGTGAGCGCGTCGTCGTAGTCGCCGGTGAGCGTAAGGACGTCGCCTTTGCCTTCGTAGGCGTCGAGGCGGATGCGGGCGGCTCCGGCGCCGTCGTCCGGTTCCATCTCGTCAGCGAATCCGAGCATCTGGTCGTAGCGGTCGATGGCAGCTTGGTTGGCGTAGACCTCCCGCGCCTTTGTCGCGCTCTCCTTCGCGTAGTCCGCCGCCTTCGCCAACGTCCTCCCCTCCGCGTAGTGATACGCGAGCACCTCGACCTGTTCGCGGAGACGCTCCGCGTACGTCCGCTCGATCGCCTCGCCGACGGCGTTGTGCAGTTCGCGCCGGGTCTTGAGCAGCAGCGTGCCGAGGCTCACCTCTTGGATATACTCCTGCTTGAACGCGTAGGTCAGCTCCGGCAGCGGTTTCGTCTCGACGAGCAGTTGGAGCTCCGTCAGGCGCTCCGTGTGCTGGACGATCCCGGCGAGATGCCAGCCCAGCTCGCAGAAGATCGCCGTCTCGAACGTCTGGCCTATGACGCTGCCCACCTGGAGGATGCGCCGCGCGTCTTCCGGCAGCGAGTCGAGCCTGCCCATGATGACGGCGTGGAGCGAGTCGGGGACGGCGACCTCCATCGGCGGCTGGGTCAGATGCCACCTGCCCTCCTCGCGGACGAGGACGCCGCTGTCGAGGAACGCCCGCAGTACCTCCTCGGCGAAGAAGGGGTTCCCGCTCGACTTCTGCACGATGACGTCGAGCAGGCGCTCGGACACGTCGTTGTCCTCGCCGAGGAGCCGATCCACGAGCGCGTGGATCGTGCCCCGCGAGAGCGTGTCGAGGGAGATCGTCGCGTGCCGATCGCATCCCCAGTCCGAGGCGAACTCGGGGCGATGCAAACCCATCAGCAGCCCGTGAGACTCGCTCACTCGCCCCGCCCAGAGCCGGAGCACGCGCGACGACGCCTCGTCCGCCCAGTGGAGATCGTCCAACACGAACGCGACAGGACGTTCCCGCGCTGCCGCCAGCATCGCGCGCACCAGGGCGTTGTCGGTCAACCGCTGGCGCGTCTGCCCGTCGAGCCCGTCGAGCGGTTCGGTCTCGACACCGCCGACAAGGCTCAGCAGGAAGGGTTCCGCATCGGTCAGGTCTTCGCCCGTCATCTCGAGGGCGCGCCGGAGCTTCATCGTGACGACCTCGGACGGGTCCGACTCGGCGACATCCGCCCAATCCACCAGAAGCCGGCGGAAGACGTAATAAGGAACCGACTGCGTATAGGACAGGCACGCCGCCTGGAACCCCGGCGACCCAGCCTCCCGGACGTGTTCCAAGAACTCGGCGACGAGGCGCGATTTCCCGGCTCCCGGTTCCCCGACGAGCGAGACGGTTCTTCCCGACGCCTCTCGCGCCTCGGCGAAGAGCTCGTCCAGTCGCGCCAGCTCGTCGTCCCTGCCGACGAGCACGCTGGGGAACCCCTCGATGCCGCGCAGGGGCTCCGGGTCGTCACGGACGGCGAGAACCTGGAACGCCGGGACGGGGCGCGATTTGCCCTTGAGCGTCAGCGGTTCCACTTCGGCGAAGCGGAACTGCCGTCTGCCCATCGCGTAGACGGTCTCGCTGACGAACGTCTGCCCGCGCTGGGCGGCGCTCTCCAGACGGCTGGCGACGTTCACCGTGTCGCCGATGACCGTGTAGTCCATCCGCAGGTCGGACCCTAGTCCGCCCGCGATGACCGTCCCGTAGTTGAGTCCCGTGTGCATGCCGACGGCGACGCCGTGCAGCGCTTGGAGCCGTTCGCTGTAAGCGTTCAGCCAGTCGGTCATCTCCAGGATGGCGAAGAGGGCGCGGGCGACATCGTCCTCGTGGGCGACCGGCGCGCCGAAGAGCGTCATGATGCAGTCGCCGATGAACTTGTCGATGTAGCCCTCGTACTTGTAGACGATCTTGACGAGTCCATCGAAGCACTCGTTCATGATCGTGTGGATCTGCTCCGGGTCCATCTTCTCAGACATCGCCGTGAACCCGGACACGTCGCTGAACATGACGACGACCTTGCGCCGCTCGCCGACGATATCGGTTCCGGCGTCGCGCATCTTGGCGACGAGCTCGGCGGGGACCTCGCCCGACACGGCGGCTTCGACCGCCTGCTGGTGGAGCGAGTCGAGCCGTACGGGGCTGGGCGCGGGCGTTTCGATGCGTTCCGGCGAGACGGGAACAGTCGGAGCCAGCGCGACATCGGCTGCCGCGTTCAGGGGCACGCCGCAGTTGCCGCAGTAGCGCGCGTTGGGCACGGTCGCCTGGCAGTTGGCGCAGACGACGCGGAGCGGCTTCCCGCAGCTTCCGCAGAAGCGCATCTCGACGGGGTTCTTGTAGGCGCAGTGGAAGCAGCGGGCTCTCATCGCGACCGCCTCACCGTGACGGGATCACCGAGGTCTGGCTCAGCCATGATCCGAATGCACTCGATCCGACTCGCAGGAGACAAGACGCGCCTGCGTCCGTTCACGGAGGATGATATTCGCCTGGCCTGCGAATGGCATCAGGATCCGATCGTGCTGCACTTCTCAGACACGGACGAGGTCTCCGAGCATTCCCTCGATGACGTTCGCGGCATCTACGAGGCGATGTCCGAGCAGGGCTTCCTGTTCGTCATCGCGACGGCGGACGGCACGCCCGTCGGCGAAGTGTGCCTGCAGTGGATGAACATCGAACGGGCAGGCGTCAAGCCCGGCGAGAAGGTGATGCGCTTCCCGATTGTGATCTGCGACCCGCGATACTGGGGCACAGCGTACCCCAAACGCCGGGAACAGGTCACTCATTGAATCCATGCGGTCAGTGGTATATTCTACTTCATCGTGGACGCAGCTTGCGGCAGGCCTCATGCTATCGGGGATTCCTTGTGGCAGCTGATCACAGACTGTCTGGCGAGTCTCGGCGAAGACATCGTCTTCTTGTCCATCGAGATGTCGTTGTGTGGTTCGGGGATGCGGATAGCCATCCGCTACGACCCCGGGCAAACCTGCTACTCCAGCATCTGGCCGCGTTCGGTCGCACGGGTAACGTGAAAGGAGTACGGGGCGTCAACGCCGGATGGCGTCGAAGTCCTTTGGGTGGCAATGGCGGGAAGCAGTTCTATCTCTGGTGGGCGCCCGGAGATGCCCCGCCGGTCCAAAGTCACCAGGAAGCGCACGAGTCCATCTTTGTTCGTGCGTGTCGGCACCATGATGAAACGGATACCCACATTCCATCTAGTGACCTGAGCGAGTACCTCGCTGATTTCGAAGCCCCAGATCTCGTCTTCAAAGACCGGTTTGGCACGGCACTCAGCGACATACAACACGATGTTGCCCGCGCGCACCAGCACACAGTCAGAGTGATCGAAGGTCCCCCAGGCTCAGGCAAGACAACTTCCCTCTGGCTGTCCGTTCTTCAGTCGGACATGGACCATATCTTATACGTCACACGGCACCAAGGTCTTGCAGACAACGCTCGACAGTATTTCGGGACGTTCGCGCCCAGTGAGAAGACGGTTCAGGTGCAGACATTTGGCGAGCTCATCGCCAGCATATCGGGACAGGCATCTATCTCAGGCACAATCGGTGAGAACCGCTTCAAACTCAGCAAACTCGTCCCAGTTGAGGGGTGCAGACCGTGGGATCCAGAAGACCTCTATGACGAATTCTACGCGTATGCCGTAGGTAGAGCACTTCCACTTAGCTTCCGCGGATTCGACCCTTATCTGCGCGTCGCCGAACCCGACAACTATAGGGACGTGCGGAGCCGCGTCATCGGAGAAGAAGCCGCTGAGGAGGCGGCTAAAATCCTACGAATCCTGTTGGAGCGAGAGACTGATTGGGCTTCCGTCTTTCCGCAGCCTGTTGCCGCTCAGCAAGCCATTGCGCGGTTGAGAGACGGCCTTCCGCCTACGACTCCGCCTTTTGGGGGGTTGTTCGTCGATGAGATACAAGATCTGACACCCGTGGAGTACTACGTCGTCATTCGACTCCTCCAGTGTATCAAGGAACAGAAAGGCACCACCCCAGACCTGGTCGTTGCCGGCGATGAAGCCCAAGTCGTCGTCCCCTCCGGATTCGATTGGGGAGAATTCAACGAGATGGCTTCCGCCCAACTTGGAGCCAAACCTGAAAAGTACAACCTAGATCACAATGTCCGCAGTCCCGGTGCGATTGCTCAAGTGATCAATAACACATGGGGGCTCTACAGGAGCTTCGACAAAGGCGCGCGACCGCAAGGCCGCGCGCGCGCGGCCGACGAGTACCACGCTACGGCAAATGTCATTTCGACGCACTGTGAGAGCGACGACGAACTCCGAAGCGTTCTCGATGCGGTGAGGCACAAGCCCGACTCGATGGTCGTATATCCGGGTGCATCCGTGCCGCAGGACCTCGCTGACAACGCTGCCATGGTCTCTGTGCCGGAACAGATCAAGGGACTAGAGTGTCGAGCGGTGGTTGTCATTGACTCTGGCAACCATCTTGTGCGAGTCAAGAAGAAAGCAGGCTCTGCGTCCGATGATGGACTCCACGCGCATCTGGGGAAGTTGGATATCGACCGCTTACGGGTCGCGTTGAGTCGATCCACGGAAACGCTCATTCTCCTTGAGCGGTCGCCGAACATCGACCGGAAAAAGGAGATCCAACGCCTCATTGACGGTGTGCCGAATGTTCTTCACTTCGCTCCCGACGAAGTGCTTGCTTTTGTACGTCACGAGGACGCCGACCCGGGTGAACTGCTCCTCCAGTTCATTGGCAGTATCAACGCTCTACTAGACAATGACCGAGTAGTAGATGCTCATAGGCAAGCCGATATCGCCTTGACACTAGCGAAGTCTCCGGGAGAGCCGGGAGCTGTCGAAGATGCGTCCATACGGCGCGAGCTATGCGAGGTAGTTGCCACGACGTTCTTCCGGGCTGCATTCGATGAGCGCAACGAGCAAGGGATCCCGAGTCAGGAACTACTCAATGACGCCGCAGAGCATTTCACAAGCGCGGATCAGAGTGGTACGGCCGAAGCGATTCGTTGCGTTCATCCGGCATCTGACAGGTGTTTGGCGCATCTGGAGCGCGCACAACATCTGAGGGCGTTGATCGACCGTCTACCGAGGGTCGACCCACGAGTCGCGACACTGTTGCATCAAACCGCGTGGGATGGGTTGACCTCGATTCTCGATGCGGAAGCGTCATCTCCCTCGACTGCGCTTGGCGATGTGCTCGAGGTCGCGTTCCTCGCGATCAAGTCGGGACTGTCTCGGTTGCACGATCAGGACCAACTGGGATCTGCGTTGGTCTCAATCGTCGGGTCGTCCGTCGCGCAAGCGGTCCTTGAGCAAGTGATCGAGGAGCGCGAAGTCGAATCACGAATTGCCAGGAGGTACGAGGAGCGACTGCATCGAGTACGCCAAGACGCGGAAGACGCACAGAAACGCCAGATCGAGCACCTTCAGCAACAGATCCAGCGACTTGATCAGAGAGCCAAGGAACTGGCGCAAGAGCGCGACGACGCAAGGAGTTCTAAGGAGAACCTCACGCAGCAACTGCATCGTGCCAAGCAGCGAGCAGACCAAGCTGAAGACGACGCATTGGGGATCGTACAAGACAGGATTCAGACAGATGCCAGAACAATCGAGCACCTTCAGCAACAGATCCAGCGACTTGATCAGGGAGCGAAGGAACTGGCGCAAGAGCGCGACGACGCATTGAGGATCGCAGAAGACAGGATTCAGACAGATGCCAGAACATACGCAGGCTTGGTCCGCCGTGAGAAGAAGAGGGCAGACCAAGCGGAGAAACGTGCAGACAACCTAGACCAGGACATCAAGGCACTTGAGGCAAGAGCCAGAGACCTTGAGCACGAGCGCAGCGAAGCGTTGCGACGGGCTCAGCATAGGGAGGATCAGATCCAACAACTTGAGGATCAGATCCAACAACTTCAGGACCGACTGAGCAGGCTGGGGATTGACGAAGCAATGCGAGGTAAAGTACATTCGCCGCCACTGTCCGTCCATCATTCGCCGCATCTGGGCGTCCCCGCCGGCGTATGGTATCCGTTCGACTTCGTCGTCACGTCGGATATGGCCGACCCGTTCCTTTGCCTCGCCTTCAATGT
This sequence is a window from Candidatus Poribacteria bacterium. Protein-coding genes within it:
- a CDS encoding tetratricopeptide repeat protein, whose protein sequence is MRARCFHCAYKNPVEMRFCGSCGKPLRVVCANCQATVPNARYCGNCGVPLNAAADVALAPTVPVSPERIETPAPSPVRLDSLHQQAVEAAVSGEVPAELVAKMRDAGTDIVGERRKVVVMFSDVSGFTAMSEKMDPEQIHTIMNECFDGLVKIVYKYEGYIDKFIGDCIMTLFGAPVAHEDDVARALFAILEMTDWLNAYSERLQALHGVAVGMHTGLNYGTVIAGGLGSDLRMDYTVIGDTVNVASRLESAAQRGQTFVSETVYAMGRRQFRFAEVEPLTLKGKSRPVPAFQVLAVRDDPEPLRGIEGFPSVLVGRDDELARLDELFAEAREASGRTVSLVGEPGAGKSRLVAEFLEHVREAGSPGFQAACLSYTQSVPYYVFRRLLVDWADVAESDPSEVVTMKLRRALEMTGEDLTDAEPFLLSLVGGVETEPLDGLDGQTRQRLTDNALVRAMLAAARERPVAFVLDDLHWADEASSRVLRLWAGRVSESHGLLMGLHRPEFASDWGCDRHATISLDTLSRGTIHALVDRLLGEDNDVSERLLDVIVQKSSGNPFFAEEVLRAFLDSGVLVREEGRWHLTQPPMEVAVPDSLHAVIMGRLDSLPEDARRILQVGSVIGQTFETAIFCELGWHLAGIVQHTERLTELQLLVETKPLPELTYAFKQEYIQEVSLGTLLLKTRRELHNAVGEAIERTYAERLREQVEVLAYHYAEGRTLAKAADYAKESATKAREVYANQAAIDRYDQMLGFADEMEPDDGAGAARIRLDAYEGKGDVLTLTGDYDDALTAFDQLIGTLDAAQLASEQRAVRHASALRAIGNVHLKRGNYDDAFRLSSEGLDALEALATEDATRERSRVTGQIGFIRLRTGDYEAADAHSRESLALAEQIDSRRDIAYACVVSGLASYHRGRIDEAVSQYRHALAVREEMGDITGVAAVLQNLGNLYLDQARYDLAEEHYQRCLEMRRKAGDIAGAANVLNQLGNVRLGTGDYAGTAEFYAECRTAFERLGNRFGLAVTLNNLGQTHLEQDDPETARGYLEQAIEAAEALKAGDLAADTQVALAHAELDAGNLARAGSLATTALERAREMGSKAIQARARWVLGRLAAAQGDAATGERELTASLELFRSVNMRLWEARALLERARVCQPPGRDADLQAALEAFRELGMARDIARAEALAADLRQPPASGRG